Proteins encoded by one window of Gambusia affinis linkage group LG17, SWU_Gaff_1.0, whole genome shotgun sequence:
- the cldn5b gene encoding claudin-5b, translating into MFAACLEVLGMILCVAGWLLVMIACGLPTWKVSAFIEGNIVVAQTIWEGLWMSCVVQSTGHMQCKIHDSVLALAQDLQTARALTVISALLGVVGLTVTVAGAQCTNCLKDETVKRRVVYAGGVVYILCGLFVLVPLCWMANNIIMDFHNSKVPPAQKREIGASIYIGWAAAVMLFFGGTLLCCSSQGARSPFPIKLAPTKTITVSGEFEKKHYV; encoded by the coding sequence ATGTTCGCCGCCTGCCTGGAGGTCCTGGGGATGATCCTATGCGTCGCCGGCTGGCTGCTGGTGATGATCGCCTGCGGGCTGCCCACCTGGAAGGTCAGCGCCTTCATCGAGGGCAACATCGTGGTGGCGCAGACCATCTGGGAGGGGCTGTGGATGTCCTGCGTGGTGCAGAGCACCGGACACATGCAGTGCAAGATCCACGACTCGGTGCTGGCGCTGGCGCAGGACCTGCAGACGGCCCGCGCCCTCACGGTCATCTCGGCCCTGCTGGGGGTCGTGGGGCTGACGGTGACGGTGGCCGGAGCGCAGTGCACCAACTGCCTCAAGGACGAGACGGTGAAGAGGAGGGTGGTGTACGCCGGCGGGGTGGTCTACATCCTCTGCGGGCTCTTCGTGCTGGTgcccctctgctggatggccaACAACATCATCATGGACTTCCACAACTCGAAGGTGCCCCCCGCTCAGAAGAGGGAGATCGGGGCGTCCATCTACATCGGCTGGGCCGCCGCCGTGATGCTGTTTTTCGGCGGCACgctgctctgctgctcctcccaGGGAGCCAGAAGCCCCTTCCCCATCAAACTGGCCCCCACCAAAACCATCACGGTCAGCGGCGAGTTTGAAAAGAAGCACTACGTGTAA
- the acads gene encoding short-chain specific acyl-CoA dehydrogenase, mitochondrial, translating into MSALFKARKVLDVCLHGSRSLSQLAELPETHQLLRQTCRDFADRELAPIAAKLDKEHAYPAKQIKELGAMGVMAMEVPEELGGAGMDYLAYSLAVEEISRGCASTGVVVSVNNSLYIGPILKFGTEEQKKQWISPFTAGDKVGCFALSEPGNGSDAGAASTMAHQDGEEWVLNGTKAWITNSWDASATVVFATTDKKLKHKGISAFLIPMPHPGLSLGKKEDKLGIKASSTANIILEDCRIPLNNMLGPRGAGFKIAMQTLDSGRIGIAAQALGIAQASLDCAADYAHKRTAFGAPIGKLQAIQFKLADMAVAIESARLLTWKASLLRDAKKAFTKEAAMAKLAASEAATYCSHQAIQILGGMGYVTDMPAERHYRDARITEIYEGTSEIQRLVIAGQILKEYQS; encoded by the exons ATGTCGGCACTTTTTAAAGCTAGAAAAG TTCTAGACGTCTGTCTCCATGGCAGCCGCAGTTTGTCCCAGCTGGCCGAGCTGCCGGAGACGCATCAGTTACTGAGGCAGACCTGCAGAGACTTTGCAGACAGAGAACTGGCCCCCATCGCTGCCAAGCTCGATAAGGAGCATGCTTACCCTGCTAAGCAG ATAAAGGAGCTGGGGGCGATGGGTGTGATGGCCATGGAGGTGCCGGAGGAGCTGGGTGGAGCGGGGATGGACTACCTGGCTTACAGCCTGGCCGTGGAGGAAATCAGCCGAGGCTGCGCCAGCACGGGAGTGGTGGTCTCCGTTAACAAC TCTCTGTACATCGGGCCCATCCTGAAGTTTGGCACAGAGGAACAGAAGAAGCAGTGGATCAGCCCGTTCACTGCTGGAGACAAGGTGGGCTGCTTCGCCCTCAGCGAGCCAG GAAACGGGAGCGATGCGGGCGCTGCCTCCACCATGGCCCATCAGGACGGAGAGGAGTGGGTGCTGAACGGAACCAAAGCCTGGATCACCAACAGCTGGGATGCCTCGGCTACAGTCGTGTTCGCCACCACGGACAAGAAGCTCAAACACAAG GGAATCAGTGCTTTCCTGATCCCCATGCCGCACCCCGGACTCTCTCTGGGAAAAAAGGAGGACAAGCTGGGCATCAAGGCGTCATCCACTGCAAACATCATCCTGGAGGACTGCAGGATCCCACTAAACAACATGCTGGGGCCCCGCGGCGCCGGATTTAAAATCGCTATG CAAACCCTGGACAGCGGGCGGATCGGCATCGCGGCCCAGGCTCTCGGCATCGCTCAGGCGTCTCTGGACTGCGCCGCCGACTACGCACACAAGAGGACTGCCTTCGGAGCGCCCATTGGCAAGCTGCAGGCCATCCAG TTTAAACTGGCTGACATGGCCGTGGCCATAGAGAGCGCCCGCCTGCTCACCTGGAAAGCTTCACTCCTCCGAGACGCAAAGAAAGCCTTCACCAAG gaagcAGCCATGGCCAAACTGGCGGCGTCTGAGGCCGCCACTTACTGCTCCCATCAG GCCATCCAGATCCTGGGCGGGATGGGCTACGTGACGGACATGCCTGCCGAGAGACACTACCGCGACGCCCGCATCACAGAGATCTACGAGGGCACCAGCGAGATCCAGAGGCTGGTCATCGCCGGTCAGATCCTGAAGGAATACCAGTCATAG